The following are from one region of the Oenanthe melanoleuca isolate GR-GAL-2019-014 chromosome 23, OMel1.0, whole genome shotgun sequence genome:
- the SFN gene encoding 14-3-3 protein sigma gives MARNHQVQKAKLAEQAERYEDMADFMKAVVEHGDELSNEERNLLSVAYKNVVGCQRSAWRVISSIEHKTEEGDDKAQVVNEYREKVEQELNAVCNNVLGLLDKYLIKKDSDTESKVFYLKMKGDYFRYLAEVASGDDRLSTIEKAQEAYQEAMDISKKEMQPTNPIRLGLALNFSVFHYEIANAPEQAISLAKTTFDEAMGDLHTLSEDSYKDSTLIMQLLRDNLTLWTAECAGEDGGEAGEEPKN, from the coding sequence ATGGCAAGGAACCACCAGGTGCAGAAGGCCAAGCTGGCCGAGCAGGCTGAGCGCTACGAGGACATGGCAGACTTCATGAAGGCGGTGGTGGAGCACGGGGACGAGCTGTCCAACGAGGAGAGGAACCTGCTGTCGGTCGCCTACAAGAACGTGGTGGGCTGCCAGCGCTCGGCGTGGAGAGTCATCTCCAGCATCGAGCACAAAACCGAGGAGGGCGACGACAAAGCGCAGGTGGTGAACGAGTACCGGGAGAaggtggagcaggagctgaacgCCGTCTGCAACAACGTGCTGGGCTTGCTGGACAAGTATCTCATCAAGAAGGACAGCGACACCGAGAGCAAGGTCTTCTACTTGAAGATGAAGGGCGACTACTTCCGATACCTGGCCGAGGTGGCCAGCGGGGACGATCGCCTGTCGACGATAGAGAAGGCGCAGGAGGCGTACCAAGAGGCCATGGACATCAGCAAAAAGGAGATGCAGCCCACGAACCCCATCCGCCTGGGGCTGGCCCTCAACTTCTCCGTGTTCCACTACGAGATCGCCAACGCCCCCGAGCAAGCCATCTCGCTGGCCAAGACCACCTTCGACGAGGCCATGGGCGACCTGCACACGCTCAGCGAAGACTCCTACAAGGACAGCACCCTCAtcatgcagctgctcagggacaaCCTGACGCTATGGACAGCCGAGTGTGCCGGCGAAGACGGCGGCGAGGCTGGCGAAGAGCCCAAGAACTGA
- the GPN2 gene encoding GPN-loop GTPase 2, whose product MAEGSPGSLAFGQVVIGPPGSGKSTYCQAMREFLGRLGRRAAVVNLDPANETLAGPCALDIGQLVTLGDVMDSLGLGPNGGLLYCMEYLAANADWLRAGLRRLRGHYLLLDCPGQVELYTHHPALRDLFAQLAKWGFRLAAVHLVDSHYCTDPGKFISVLCTSLSTMLHVELPHVNVLSKMDLIEQYGKLAFNLDYYTEVLDLSYLVDHLASDPFFRNFRRLNEKLVEVIEDYSLVSFVPLNVQDKQSMRQVVQAVDKANGYSFGDQEQRSLEALMSAAVGADFHFSSTLAVQEKYVQSQDKAVEEEVMDL is encoded by the exons atggccGAGGGCAGCCCTGGCTCGCTGGCCTTTGGCCAGGTGGTGATCGGCCCCCCCGGCTCTGGCAAGAGCACCTACTGCCAGGCCATGCGTGAGTTCCTGGGGCGCCTGGGCCGGCGCGCGGCCGTGGTCAACCTGGACCCCGCCAACGAGACGCTGGCCGGGCCCTGCGCGCTGGACATCGGCCAGCTGGTGACGCTGGGGGACGTGATggacagcctggggctgggcccCAACGGGGGCCTGCTGTACTGCATGGAGTACCTGGCTGCCAACGCCGACTGGCTGCGCGCCGGCCTGCGGCGCCTGCGCGGCCACTACCTGCTGCTGGACTGCCCCGGGCAGGTGGAGCTCTACACGCACCACCCCGCCCTCAGGGACCTCTTTGCCCAGCTGGCCAAGTGGGGCTTCAGG ctggctGCCGTGCACCTGGTGGATTCCCACTACTGCACAGATCCTGGCAAGTTcatctctgtgctctgcacctCCCTGTCCACCATGCTGCACGTGGAGCTGCCCCACGTCAACGTCCTCTCCAAGATGGACCTGATCGAGCAGTATGGGAAGCTGG CCTTCAACCTGGACTATTACACCGAGGTCCTGGACCTCTCTTACCTCGTTGACCATCTGGCCTCCGACCCCTTCTTCAGGAATTTCCGCCGCCTCAACGAGAAGCTTGTGGAGGTGATCGAGGACTACAGCCTGGTGTCCTTCGTGCCACTCAATGTGCAG gacaAGCAGAGCATGAGACAGGTGGTGCAGGCTGTGGACAAGGCCAATGGATATTCCTTCGGGGACCAGGAGCAGCGGAGCCTGGAGGCGCTGATGTCGGCAGCTGTGGGGGCTGATTTCCACTTCTCTTC caccctggcagtgcaggagaAGTATGTGCAATCTCAGGACAAAGCCGTGGAAGAGGAGGTGATGGATCTGTGA
- the GPATCH3 gene encoding G patch domain-containing protein 3 yields MSLCPCHLLPLTPPTTRRRPVPVMPDVIAARQQRPKMAAPSGDGSDGGAARYCLVSGIPAALRSAHLRSYFSQFLEAGGFLCFHYRHRPERPAAGGGGGASAARSCCCLVSVRPGRARRFVRMYSGKRWLGPGGSALPGRCLIRRVRPSAGTGPPAAPSSQEQHGGCVTEAELRRLPELNPPSFLPFGNVGTPLSVFLQLIRACRLPPPVIRKLQLDFPRTGSSRRYGNVPFQYHNTETVAEEERVYTAAGDEIMEGEEPVTQPARSGEDEEDQQQEEEESHSDDDNDTCEEWERHEALHEDVAQQQRQRERLFEEEIELKWEKGGSGLVFYTDAQFWQEQDGDFDEQTADDWDVDMSIYYDKDGGDKDARDSVQMRLEQRLRDGLQEEGSVPGQHIGTFERHTKGFGRKVLEQQGWTEGLGLGSSNSGMAEALDNEGQNPRCKRGLGYHGEKLPTFIRRKKPRGDTSVVISTIYDDPEPQDMGDQLLRRQPPTAMKYRQDMAFVRASQPALGSLRAQPH; encoded by the exons atgtctctctgtccctgtcacctcctgccGCTCACCCCTCCAACCACCAGGCGGCGCCCTGTACCCGTCATGCCTGACGTCATCGCAGCGCGCCAGCAGCGgcccaagatggcggcgcccaGCGGTGACGGCAGCGATGGCGGCGCGGCCCGGTACTGCCTGGTGAGCGGCATCCCGgccgcgctccgctccgcgcACCTCCGCTCCTACTTCAGCCAGTTCCTGGAGGCCGGCGGCTTCCTCTGCTTCCACTACCGGCACCGGCCCGAgcggccggcggcgggcggcggcggcggggcctCGGCGGCgcgcagctgctgctgcctagTGTCCGTGCGGcccggccgcgcccgccgctTCGTCCGCATGTACTCGGGCAAGCGCTGGCTCGGGCCCGGCGGCAGCGCGCTGCCCGGCCGCTGCCTCATCCGCAGGGTGCGCCCGAGCGCCGGCACAG GCCCCCCGGcggctcccagcagccaggagcagcacggGGGGTGTGTCACGGAGGCGGAGCTGCGGCGCCTGCCCGAGCTGAACCCcccctccttcctgcccttcgGGAACGTGGGCACGCCCCTGAGCGTGTTCCTGCAGCTGATCCGCGCCTGCAGGCTGCCCCCCCCTGTCatcaggaagctgcagctggatttCCCCAGGACTGGCTCATCCCGCCGGTATGGGAACGTGCCCTTCCAGTACCACAACACTGAGACAGTGGCTGAGGAGGAAAGAGTTTACACAGCTGCAGGGGATGAGATCATGGAGGGAGAGGAGCCCGTGACTCAGCCAGCCCGGTCcggggaggatgaggaggatcagcagcaggaggaagaggagtcACACTCTGATGAT gacaATGACACCTGTGAGGAGTGGGAGAGGCACGAGGCCCTGCACGAGGACGTGgcgcagcagcagcggcagcgggAGCGGCTCTTCGAGGAGGAGATCGAGCTCAAGTGGGAGAAGGGCGGCTCTGGCCTCGTGTTCTACACAGATGCCCAGttctggcaggagcaggatggag ACTTTGACGAGCAGACAGCCGACGACTGGGACGTGGACATGAGCATCTACTATGATAAAG ATGGAGGGGATAAGGATGCTCGGGACTCGGTGCAGATGAGGCTGGAGCAGCGGCTGCGGGATGGGCTGCAGGAAGAGGggtctgtgccagggcagcacatTGGCACCTTCGAGAGGCACACCAAG GGCTTTGGCAGGAaggtcctggagcagcagggctggacagaGGGGCTGGGCCTGGGGAGCAGCAACTCTGGGATGGCCGAAGCTCTGGACAACGAGGGCCAGAACCCCCGGTGCAAGAGGGGGCTGGG ctACCACGGGGAGAAGCTGCCAACTTTCATCCGGAGGAAGAAGCCCCGTGGGGACACTTCTGTTGTCATCTCCACCATCTATGATGACCCTGAGCCCCAGGACATGGGTGACCAGCTGCTCAGGCGCCAGCCCCCCACGGCCATGAAGTACAGGCAGGACATGGCCTTTGTCCGAGCATCCCAGCCCGCCCTGGGCAGCCTCAGAGCCCAGCCACACTGA
- the NR0B2 gene encoding nuclear receptor subfamily 0 group B member 2, whose translation MSSSVDPGCERCQCHKDRQPAILYTLLSQELRPGTGGQRCLCRQRRAVCLRTPHLTCRAASGVLLKTISFMRNVAAFHLLPREDQLLLLHSCWVPLFLLGLVQEMVTFEVMEAPAPSMLKKILLNGQSKGQEPEGTQPTLAAVQRLQCCLNSFWRLDLSPSEYTYLRGAILFNPDIPGLRAALYIGSLQREAQGALRELLQPEGQARFSRILRASSSLRSVPAGLVTDLFFRPVIGDAAMGQLLVEMLFEAPWLPLPR comes from the exons ATGAGCAGCAGTGTGGATCCAGGCTGTGAGAGGTGCCAGTGCCACAAGGACAGGCAGCCTGCCATCCTGTACACgctgctgagccaggagctgcGGCCTGGCACAGGCGGGCAGCGCTGTCTGTgccggcagcgccgcgccgTGTGCCTGCGCACGCCCCACCTCACCTGCCGGGCCGCCTCCGGCGTGCTGCTCAAAACCATCAGCTTCATGAGGAACGTGGCTGCCTTCCACCTGCTGCCCCGGGAggatcagctgctgctgctgcacagctgctgggtgcccctgttcctgctggggctggtgcaggaGATGGTGACCTTCGAGGTGATGGAGGCCCCGGCCCCCAGCATGCTCAAGAAGATCCTGCTGAACGGCCAAAGCAAAGGGCAGGAgcctgaggggacacagcccacGCTGGCGGCCGTGCAGcgcctgcagtgctgcctcaaCAGCTTCTGGAGGCTGGACCTGAGCCCCAGCGAATACACCTACCTGAGGGGAGCCATTCTCTTTAATCCAG ACATCCCGGGGCTGAGGGCTGCCCTGTACATCGGGAGCCTGCAGCGAGAGGCGCAGGGGGCGCTgcgggagctgctgcagcccgAGGGGCAGGCGCGCTTCTCGCGCATCCTGCGCGCCAGCTCCTCGCTCCGCTCCGTCCCCGCCGGCCTCGTCACCGACCTGTTCTTCCGTCCCGTCATCGGCGACGCCGCCATGGgccagctgctggtggagaTGCTGTTCGAGGCgccctggctgcccctgccccgctga